The Methanobacterium sp. BAmetb5 genome includes a region encoding these proteins:
- a CDS encoding bifunctional precorrin-2 dehydrogenase/sirohydrochlorin ferrochelatase: MGWTPLYLKMPDKNVLVVGAGEVGQRRALRFLDAGANVVISGGKVPSQLIKLGANPKPRAELPQWIDWADLVVVASGDHQLNQKVARLAENKLVNRADYPEKGNIIVPSSFFIKDVQFSIFTQGKSPLMAKELRKRIQAVVSEEDILQLELQHFTRELLKEKVPDQKKRRDYLYQILNDKKVNEFLDRGKLEEAKNYIVHFIQAPRDLN; the protein is encoded by the coding sequence ATGGGATGGACTCCCCTCTACCTAAAGATGCCGGATAAAAATGTCCTGGTGGTTGGAGCCGGGGAAGTCGGCCAGCGAAGAGCGCTTCGTTTTCTGGATGCCGGGGCTAATGTAGTGATAAGTGGAGGTAAAGTTCCTTCCCAACTGATAAAATTAGGAGCTAACCCCAAACCTCGTGCTGAACTTCCACAGTGGATAGATTGGGCAGATTTAGTAGTAGTAGCCAGTGGAGATCACCAATTGAACCAAAAAGTGGCCCGGTTAGCTGAAAATAAACTTGTAAATCGTGCTGACTACCCGGAAAAGGGAAATATCATTGTTCCCTCCTCATTTTTTATTAAAGATGTACAGTTTTCCATTTTCACCCAGGGTAAAAGCCCGCTTATGGCCAAAGAACTGCGAAAGCGCATCCAGGCCGTGGTGAGTGAAGAAGATATCCTTCAACTGGAATTACAGCATTTCACCCGTGAGTTATTGAAGGAAAAGGTACCAGATCAAAAGAAGCGTCGTGATTATTTATACCAAATCTTAAATGATAAAAAGGTTAATGAATTTTTAGATAGAGGAAAACTGGAAGAGGCCAAAAATTACATTGTCCATTTTATCCAGGCCCCTCGTGACCTAAATTAA